In Candidatus Nealsonbacteria bacterium, the sequence CTAATGTTCCTTGGTTTCCACTTTCTACTCCAAGTTGAATAATATGGCAGCCACTTTTCTTCATAATTTCTAACAGCTCCTCATCTAAAACGTCTACCCGACTAGAACAAGACCAGCTAAAATTAAAATTATTAAGGAGCATCTTGCGACATATATCTAAAGCTTGATTTCTGTTAGCACCAAAAGTGTTATCTCTAAAGCGAACCTCTTTTATTCCTAAAGAATAAATATATTTTAATTCCTCAATAACATTGTCAGCATCCCGCCATTTAAATTCTAAACTATTGTAAATACAAAAGCGACAATGATAAGGACAATGTAAGCTGGCGACTACAGTGGCAAAGGGAAAATGCCGAGCAATAGGAAAATCATACTTAGCCATAGGAAATAAATCTAAACGAGGTAGAGGAAGCGAAAAGATTTTATTTTTTTTCGTTATTTTTTTCGGAATAACAATTTGCTCTCTGTCTCTATAAATTATATTTTTAAAAAGACCTTTCCCTGCTGACAAGAATTTTAATATTTCTGAATCTGTAAAATCTAAAATTAGGGCATCTAAAAATTTATTTTCTCTCAGTATTTTCTCGCCCTGAAAAAGAAATAAATCACCTGTTCCGATTAATTTAATTTGTTTTACCCGCTTAATCTTCTTTAGAAATTCCTTATCCTTTTCCCAGGAAACTGCCCCAGAAAGAAAAATAATTGTGTCTATATCCATTGAGGATATTTTTTTGCAACATTCATCAAATTTAATTCTATCAGCGATAGCATCAATTACCTTTATTTGATAATCAGAAGAAAGAATACCACTAAGTACGGTAAGGTCTACAGGATGCCAGACAAAATCTCCTTCGGAGATAAAACTACAATAATAATCTCTTAAATAAATTTCATCGCCAGGTAAATTTAAAAGCAGTATTTTTTTCATAATTTCTTCTTAAACAGAAATATCAGATTTTTAATACCGTCTAAAAACATATTCAATTTTGACTCCCCTCCTATTCTTTTACGGTAAGAGCCTAAAATTTCTTTAGCTTTAAATTTTTGAAAGGCTTCAATTTTAATTTCTTCTGAAAAAGACATCCCATCAGATACTAAGTTCAACCCATCCAAAATATTTTTCCTGAATATCCACATTCCACTTTGCGAATCTTTTAAGCGTAATTTGAATAACAGATTGGTAAAAAGGGTTAAGAATATATTACCTATTAGATTTAATTTATTTATTGCTTTTTTCCCTAAGCAACTAAACCTATTAACAGAAATAAAATCAAGATTTTCTTTTTCTAAAATCTCTAACAATTTTGGAATTTTCTCTGCAGGATAAGTTCCATCACCATCCATTGTGATAATAACTTCGCCTTTTGCTTTTTTAAATCCAGCCTTGTATTGTCTACCATAGCCTCTTTCCGCAATTATTACTTTAGCGCCGGCTTCCCGGGCTATCTTTATTGTTTTATCCTTACTCCCGCCATCAACAACAATAATTTTCACTTTATGAATCTTATCTTTTAACAAAAAGGATAGGTCTCCCAGTGTTTTTTGAATTCCTTTCTCCTCATTAAGAGTTGGTATAATTATATCAATATACATTATCAAATTACGAAAACATTAACGATATTAAAAGAAGAAGGTATTAAGAAAATCTATTTTAATAAGGTTGTTTAATAATTGGTTTTATTTCGCTAGTATCATAAATTTGACAATATTCTTTTCTAATTCCCTTACAGGTTGGATGGTAAAAACATTCTTCACAGTTAGGGAATATAAACTGAGACTTCAGAATTTCAGGAGAAGTAAACAACTTATTTCCTATAGAGAGATTCACTCTCTCGGGATTAGCAGGAGGAGCAAGAGAATCTTTAAATTCTTCTCCTAATACACATAGTGGAATTTCATTTATTCTTATATTTAGACTAGGGTTTTCTTTTATTATTTCTCGAATGGTTGGCACGGCTTCCTTATATTGAGGAACAAATTCTTTATATCTATCCATGACGTTTCTTCCATCTATAAATCTATATTGAATTTTCACTACCCCTATACCCTTTAACAGTTTGACTAATTCCTTCAAATAAGGAAGGTTCATCTTCATAACCACCGTGTTAATTGTCAAATCCTGTTTATTTCTTACTAAATTTTTAATCCCCTTCACTACTTGATAAAAACCATCTGACCTGCAATATGTTCTGTAAAGACCTGGGTTGGAAAAGTGTAAAGAAACAAGGAAAGATATGAATTGAAATTCCTTTAGCTTTTTAACCAGCGTTTCATAAGATAGCATCCTGCCGTTTGTCTGGATCTCTATTGCCTTAATTCCCTTTTGTTTGGCAAAAGCCAATAAATCAAAAAGGTGCTTTGAGATTAGAGGTTCTCCCCCAGATATAATTAATTTTTTACATCCAACATTTGCGCTGTCAACTATCTGTCTTTTTAAATCCTCTACTGGAAACTCTTTATAATAACGCTTTTCTTTGTTAAGACAAAAAATGCAGGAATTATTACAAGCATAACCAACTTTTATATCAAGCTCTTTCATACATATAAAAAGTTCATCAAAAAAGTGGCTTAAGGTCCCCCGAGCCAAACCTGTCAATATCATTAACAAAAAATCCATCACAGAAAGGAGAGGCCTTACAGTTCTCGCACATCTTAATCTTTTTCTTTAATCTATAAGAAGGCATGTCTTTTATTGAGGTTCTCTCGGATGAAGGCGGCTGACAGTATTTTCCTAAATTCGGAGGAAGACAGGTATTATTTATTGATTTACTAATAAAACCAAAAACGCAATAAGGAATCTCGGTAAATAAAACCTTGTAATTCATTCTTGAAGCTTGGTGGTAGACTTTCCTTACGTAAGGAGTCAAGTCTTTAAAAGGAAGGTAATAAGAATAATCATTATCTGTAATACAGGGCACAGAAAAAGTCATGTTCCTTATATTCAATTTACTTTCCACCAAATCCATTAAATCTAAAAGGTTATCTTTGTTCTGCTGGAGTATTAAAGAACTTATTTGGATTTTTATATCTGGTGCTTTCTTTAATACTCCTTTAATTCCCCTTAAGGTACGGGTAAAACTACCTGGTGTTTGAGTAACTGCGTCATGAATTTCTGAATTAGAGCCATACAGAGGTATCCTCAG encodes:
- a CDS encoding radical SAM protein; this encodes MKKILLLNLPGDEIYLRDYYCSFISEGDFVWHPVDLTVLSGILSSDYQIKVIDAIADRIKFDECCKKISSMDIDTIIFLSGAVSWEKDKEFLKKIKRVKQIKLIGTGDLFLFQGEKILRENKFLDALILDFTDSEILKFLSAGKGLFKNIIYRDREQIVIPKKITKKNKIFSLPLPRLDLFPMAKYDFPIARHFPFATVVASLHCPYHCRFCIYNSLEFKWRDADNVIEELKYIYSLGIKEVRFRDNTFGANRNQALDICRKMLLNNFNFSWSCSSRVDVLDEELLEIMKKSGCHIIQLGVESGNQGTLDCYNKQFTLNQVRKMFSLCQKLGIRTMAHFILGLPGEDEEAILNTLKFAVELNCDFVTFNIAAPRIGTDLRKNAISKGWLIDNTLKCSDSSRTYPAIETEELSRKKLWELRNKAIRRFYLRPSYIIKRIFSLKSLYELKMDIREGLLYLISSFKRGL
- a CDS encoding glycosyltransferase family 2 protein; the protein is MYIDIIIPTLNEEKGIQKTLGDLSFLLKDKIHKVKIIVVDGGSKDKTIKIAREAGAKVIIAERGYGRQYKAGFKKAKGEVIITMDGDGTYPAEKIPKLLEILEKENLDFISVNRFSCLGKKAINKLNLIGNIFLTLFTNLLFKLRLKDSQSGMWIFRKNILDGLNLVSDGMSFSEEIKIEAFQKFKAKEILGSYRKRIGGESKLNMFLDGIKNLIFLFKKKL
- a CDS encoding radical SAM protein translates to MKELDIKVGYACNNSCIFCLNKEKRYYKEFPVEDLKRQIVDSANVGCKKLIISGGEPLISKHLFDLLAFAKQKGIKAIEIQTNGRMLSYETLVKKLKEFQFISFLVSLHFSNPGLYRTYCRSDGFYQVVKGIKNLVRNKQDLTINTVVMKMNLPYLKELVKLLKGIGVVKIQYRFIDGRNVMDRYKEFVPQYKEAVPTIREIIKENPSLNIRINEIPLCVLGEEFKDSLAPPANPERVNLSIGNKLFTSPEILKSQFIFPNCEECFYHPTCKGIRKEYCQIYDTSEIKPIIKQPY
- a CDS encoding radical SAM protein, whose amino-acid sequence is MINGRKKEYGGIILNPGCSNSCVFCGGHFKKSESEIKHQLIDCYRNLVDFKEQGIKKIIISGSDPLEYEEIIQVIEYIKKSGFEFIQMATNGVRLSDKQFLEKFVKSGIDKLRIPLYGSNSEIHDAVTQTPGSFTRTLRGIKGVLKKAPDIKIQISSLILQQNKDNLLDLMDLVESKLNIRNMTFSVPCITDNDYSYYLPFKDLTPYVRKVYHQASRMNYKVLFTEIPYCVFGFISKSINNTCLPPNLGKYCQPPSSERTSIKDMPSYRLKKKIKMCENCKASPFCDGFFVNDIDRFGSGDLKPLF